Below is a genomic region from Patagioenas fasciata isolate bPatFas1 chromosome 5, bPatFas1.hap1, whole genome shotgun sequence.
GCACACAGCCTCTGCTGGGAAACCGCTGTCAAGGATTTAATCTCAATTCAGCTTTGGTTTGTAACTCCACCTTTCCCTGAGCACTTTGTAGTCTGATTTAGATGGCTGTGCCAGGGTTTGCCTGAAATTACAGCTGGGCTAAATGACAAGAAGATCCCAAGTAGACATCGAAAGGAATATTCTGCTGCTTGGATTGGTAACAAACTTCCTATAAAAGCTGCTATGTTCTCTTGTAtcagctcccctttcccatcTGTTCTTTATGTGAACTTTTCCTTGGCTCTCCAATAACTTCCCATATCTCTTTGCTCATTACAGCTAGCTATAATTCATTACCTAGAAGATACCCATCCTAACCCCCGGCTCCTGCCACAAGATCCGAAGAAGAGAGCCCAAGTCAGAATGATTGCGGATCACATTGCTGCCGGCATTCAGCCAATCCAGGTATTGCTTTATCATATTCATACAAATGAGAAAAGCAGAATGGGTTTCCAGGAGTCTGTATTTCTGAAAAGTTCTGTCTCTTTAAATTGCTGCCAGCCAATAGAGTGGCAAACCTTAAGACTCTGTGTTAGCAGATGAAATCTCTGCTTAGCCTCTTCCTGATCTGCCAATGGCAACAGTACAGTATTTCCTACCAAAAAAAATCCTATAGAGCCCCAGGGTTCTTTCCAAAACCAGCCAAACCCATGCACTTTCACTGCAGGGTCTAGTATGTTTTAGAAAGACAACAACTGAGCAACCCGAAAGGCAGAGGCAAAGGGATACCCTGGCAGCGGGTAGAGAACAGCCCCAGGAGAGAGATGCAGCGGGGTGCATGGTTCGGCGAGGGTAAGGTCAAGGGCTGCCCCGGCAGGCTGATCTCAAGCTGGGGGTTCAGGTTCggcacctccccatctcccctctCCTCCACTGGATGAGGTAGTGTGTAAGGTCCAGCCAGCAGCAGTCAGTCTAACCTGGAGTGCACTTGCCTTCACAGAACCTGAGCATCCTGAATAaaataggggagaaaaaaatggAATGGGCTCAGAACTGCATCACGTCTGGCTTCCAAGGTGCGTCCCACATCCAAAATGATCAGCACTTCAGTTAACCCTTCAAAACTCTGCACTGCTGGGGTCCTACTTTCCTCCTCAAGCAGAATAACAGATCTCCCTAGGCTGGTGTTTTGGGGTCCTGCCCTGCTGGTAGCACTCCAGGGTCTCAGAGGAAAGATACTGTCCAGTGTGCTTCCACTGCTGTGCATGGAAGAGGGAAAGCCTAAGGCCATCCCGGACACTGCAGCAGCTGATGGATCCTCATGCATGAGGGCTGACAGCACTTCTCCTTCCCACCCAGCTGCTGCCAAACTAGTGCGTTTTGCTTTAAAGTTCTATTAGTCTACATTGGTAGGCGTTTGTCATTAGAAAAAATATATCTGATGGAAAACTCCCACAGATTCTAGCAAGTAGCAGAGTATTTCTTCTCCTCTCTAGGAGAAATAAGGtgctttttgtttcttcaaaACCCTTTTCCCTATGTGCTAGAATGGCAGGCCCATCTTCACTTCTGCACAGACACAAACTGACTGAACTCTTGCATTTTTCCCTTCCCACTCTCACATACCTCTACATTGTCCTCTTAATATTTCAAGTGCATTGCCTGGAGCAGCCGAAATCACCCTGGGTCCCAGAAGGCTGAGAGACCCTAAAGACGCCTATAACTGTGCTGTTGTGAAATATCTGTTCCTTCTAGGTTCTGTTCCAAATTGCTCCTTTTTCATACTCCCCTTAGTGTTAAAATGCCTTTGTTCATAATTCCAAGCCTAAAAGGTCTTGGGTGTCCCTTTTAAATGTGTTTCCAATGCCTCACTCCAGTGTACCACTTCTCTTGGCAGCACTGGAGCAGATTCTGCAGGACACTGCTGGGCGCTACTGTGTGGGGGATGAAGTAAGTATCTGAGAGTGTTGTGTACCATTGGAGAACTGAAAACCCTAGTATAACTCATATTATAGGAAGGGAAATCAGTTGTGGAGACACAGCACAACCCCATCTGGTGCTCAGAGTTACATGCGGTGCTTTCACCACAAATAAAACAGCTGTATGGATCCTACTTAGGCCATTACTGACTTGCAAATAGTTATGTTTACTTGTCCCTGCCTGTATGCTGCTGATGGCCACATTCTGCAGCTGTATCTAGGATCTGGCTGCTACTAGAGGATGTGGAAACCAATTACATATACTTAATTTTTAAGAGATTTGGCATTCAAAGTAACCTGTCATAGGACACAGGTTCAGTTCTTAGCTCTGCAGAACCCTTAACCAAGTTGTATTGTATTTTTCTGCTCtgttcatgcaattttaacatgGACAAATTTCAAAGAGCTCACATACAAGCTGTTCTGACCCCAAGCTAGAGGCCACTCAGGCCTCTTACGTTTAGTAGCCCTCTTTGGCAGGTACTTGGATCTTTCTTATAAAAGCCTGGCAAAAATGGAAGGCTCCTGCAATAACCTGTGGTGCTGAGGGTTGTCTAATGGAACTGGAGCCCTGGGTGCACAAAGGCTAGTTACAAGATCTTATGCTGGAGAATAATGCGTGCTCTGAAAGGCACACAGAGCTTTGTGACCTggggagtggggtgggggcagctgcctctgtgcagatAGGCAGCTGGCTGCATTGTCCTTGAGTCTTCTTGTCAGATTGCAAGTCCCTGAGCCTGTGTGCAAAGGCCCTGTCACATATCAGGTCTTGACATGGGCTTGATATTCCTGCAATACAAACAAGCAAAATTTACTCATCTTTTCCCAGCCATGTgaactctctccctccctccattGCCTCCCTCTGCAGCTTGCCAGCAGTTTTGTTTGCTCAGAGGCAGTTGCCATAGAAGCACTGTGTCCTTGAGGTCATGATGCTCAGATGGTAAATATGAAACTCTCTGAAGGCTGATGGCTTCTACTAGTGACTCCTGTTAAGTTCCTTTCCTTGTAATGTTATCATACTATTTATGCTGGATTAAAGAATGGGATTGTTGTGACAACTCCTCTGTACTGGCTGATAAAATAATTTCCTGCTGTCAAAGGCTGCCACAACAGTGAAGTGTGATGGGACAGGCTCCAAGTTGCTCTCGCCCCTTTTCTCTCCTACATTTGCAGGTTTCCATGGCTGATCTGTGCTTGGTGCCTCAAGTTGCCAATGCTGAAAGGTAATTAAAGCTAAGCTTGAGGTGCTCTTTAAGGGCACCTACTCCTTATGCTGGGCTGTTGGAGTTTaccttctgctgctccttctgccTG
It encodes:
- the GSTZ1 gene encoding maleylacetoacetate isomerase isoform X4 encodes the protein MLIMASEKPILYSYFRSSCSWRVRIALALKGIAYDVVPVNLLKDGGQQFSAEFKAANPMQQVPVLKIDGITLSQSLAIIHYLEDTHPNPRLLPQDPKKRAQVRMIADHIAAGIQPIQNLSILNKIGEKKMEWAQNCITSGFQALEQILQDTAGRYCVGDEAATTVKCDGTGSKLLSPLFSPTFAGFHG
- the GSTZ1 gene encoding maleylacetoacetate isomerase isoform X3, which encodes MLIMASEKPILYSYFRSSCSWRVRIALALKGIAYDVVPVNLLKDGGQQFSAEFKAANPMQQVPVLKIDGITLSQSLAIIHYLEDTHPNPRLLPQDPKKRAQVRMIADHIAAGIQPIQNLSILNKIGEKKMEWAQNCITSGFQALEQILQDTAGRYCVGDEPCELSPSLHCLPLQLASSFVCSEAVAIEALCP